The Saccharothrix variisporea genome has a segment encoding these proteins:
- a CDS encoding TrmH family RNA methyltransferase: MSAVRVRTRAELRTARRRRAHSCWGHLIAAPLWPMHGSNLGTLLRTCDAVGACLAVPRLPWVPEALARGNTLRHRTCVHFTGDPVRWLARQRQDGLRVLGVELADEAVRLADLPAARGATVAVLGHERHGIPAEAVGLLDQAVEIPMVGHGTTLNVAVAGSLVLYKLAGLL; the protein is encoded by the coding sequence GTGCCGTCAGGGTGCGCACCCGTGCGGAGCTGCGGACGGCTCGCCGGCGTCGAGCGCACTCGTGCTGGGGGCACCTCATCGCGGCGCCGTTGTGGCCGATGCACGGCTCCAACCTGGGCACGCTGCTGCGGACCTGTGACGCCGTGGGGGCGTGTCTCGCCGTGCCCAGGCTGCCGTGGGTGCCGGAGGCGCTGGCCCGTGGCAACACGCTGCGGCACCGGACCTGTGTGCACTTCACCGGTGACCCGGTCCGGTGGCTGGCCCGGCAACGCCAGGACGGGCTGCGGGTGCTGGGGGTCGAGCTCGCCGACGAGGCCGTTCGCCTGGCCGATCTCCCCGCGGCCCGTGGTGCGACGGTCGCGGTGCTCGGTCACGAACGGCACGGTATCCCGGCCGAGGCGGTCGGACTGCTCGACCAGGCCGTGGAGATCCCGATGGTCGGCCACGGGACGACGCTCAACGTCGCGGTGGCCGGATCGCTTGTGCTGTACAAGCTCGCCGGGCTGTTGTGA
- a CDS encoding lytic polysaccharide monooxygenase auxiliary activity family 9 protein gives MSAVFGACLSLLTTLLVVAFGAGNASAHGAVSDPPSRHYGCYFRWPNGPSQQMAAEDPMCYQAWQADPSAMYNWNGLLREGVAGNHQAAVPDGQLCSGGLTFNGRYAAMDKPGPWIAPPKPSRFTLNLNDTSSHGADYIRVYATKQGFDPKTQPLKWSDLELVGQTGKIPTGTRTPVEINAPGRSGHHVLFTVWQASHLDQSYYACSDVTFTEGGTTTTTTPTTTTTTSTTTTSTTTSTTTTSTTTTTKPPAGCSATFRVASQWNGGFQGEVRVTAGTAPISGWTVNWTFANGERINNSWSATLTTSGSTVTARNVDYNGSLGAGAGTTFGFVATGTAGTPTLTCSAT, from the coding sequence ATGTCAGCGGTCTTCGGCGCCTGCCTGTCGCTGCTGACGACCCTGCTGGTGGTCGCGTTCGGCGCGGGCAACGCCTCGGCGCACGGCGCGGTCAGCGACCCGCCGTCGCGGCACTACGGCTGCTACTTCAGGTGGCCCAACGGCCCGTCGCAGCAGATGGCCGCCGAAGACCCCATGTGCTACCAGGCGTGGCAGGCCGATCCCTCCGCCATGTACAACTGGAACGGCCTGCTCCGCGAGGGCGTCGCCGGCAACCACCAGGCGGCCGTTCCCGACGGGCAGCTGTGCAGCGGCGGCCTGACCTTCAACGGTCGCTACGCCGCGATGGACAAGCCCGGCCCGTGGATCGCTCCGCCCAAGCCCAGCCGGTTCACGCTCAACCTGAACGACACGTCCTCGCACGGCGCCGACTACATCCGCGTCTACGCCACCAAGCAGGGCTTCGACCCCAAGACCCAGCCGCTGAAGTGGAGCGACCTGGAGCTGGTCGGCCAGACCGGCAAGATCCCCACCGGCACCCGGACGCCCGTCGAGATCAACGCCCCCGGTCGCAGCGGCCACCACGTCCTGTTCACGGTGTGGCAGGCCAGCCACCTCGACCAGAGCTACTACGCGTGCAGCGACGTGACCTTCACCGAAGGCGGCACCACGACCACCACAACGCCGACCACGACCACCACGACCAGCACCACCACCACGAGCACCACCACGAGCACGACGACGACGAGCACCACCACGACGACCAAACCGCCGGCGGGCTGCTCGGCCACGTTCCGCGTCGCCTCCCAGTGGAACGGCGGCTTCCAGGGCGAGGTGCGCGTCACCGCGGGCACCGCGCCGATCAGCGGCTGGACGGTGAACTGGACGTTCGCCAACGGTGAGCGCATCAACAACTCGTGGAGCGCGACCCTGACCACCAGCGGCTCCACCGTCACCGCCCGCAACGTCGACTACAACGGTTCGCTGGGCGCGGGAGCCGGCACGACCTTCGGCTTCGTCGCCACGGGAACCGCCGGCACCCCCACCCTCACCTGCTCCGCGACCTGA
- a CDS encoding substrate-binding domain-containing protein, whose protein sequence is MSASDSSAMLPLERQAKVVELLRARGTMRVHDLADQLQVSPITVRRDLVLLAEQGLIRKVRGGATLIDVGASARGPAVPRHPAELTLGMVVPSLDYYWPDVIKGARGAATAENARLVLRGATYQADEELRQLDRLIESADVDGVLVAPTTTGERGEDLVRRLGELDLPVVLVERLPHDEHRDKLESVVSDHSRGAGLAVRHLADLGHRRIGVSTTVNSPTSVHVRHGWREECARLGLPVEGVPDFHTVDQRDPTWPGVVDDLLDACLDSGTTALVVHSDPEAISLVQRCRERGIDVPGGLSVVTYDDEVAELCDPPLTAVRPPKSAVGRAAAALLIAALRDPDPHRPAHRVVIEPRLIVRSSSSAPGEGEPARS, encoded by the coding sequence ATGAGCGCGTCGGACTCGTCGGCCATGTTGCCCCTCGAACGGCAGGCCAAGGTCGTCGAGCTGCTCCGCGCCCGGGGCACCATGCGGGTGCACGACCTCGCCGACCAGCTGCAGGTGTCCCCGATCACCGTCCGCCGGGACCTCGTCCTGCTCGCCGAGCAGGGCCTGATCAGGAAGGTCCGGGGCGGGGCCACCCTCATCGACGTAGGGGCGTCCGCGCGGGGCCCTGCGGTGCCGCGGCACCCGGCGGAGCTGACCCTGGGCATGGTGGTCCCGTCGCTGGACTACTACTGGCCGGACGTGATCAAGGGCGCGCGCGGGGCCGCGACCGCCGAGAACGCCCGCCTCGTGCTGCGCGGCGCCACCTACCAGGCGGACGAGGAACTGCGCCAGCTCGACCGGCTGATCGAGTCGGCCGACGTGGACGGCGTCCTGGTGGCGCCGACGACCACCGGCGAGCGGGGCGAGGACCTCGTGCGCCGGCTGGGCGAGCTGGACCTGCCCGTCGTGCTCGTCGAGCGGCTGCCGCACGACGAGCACCGCGACAAGCTCGAATCCGTGGTCAGCGACCACTCCCGCGGCGCCGGGCTGGCCGTGCGCCACCTCGCCGACCTGGGGCACCGCCGCATCGGGGTGAGCACGACCGTCAACAGTCCCACCTCGGTGCACGTCCGGCACGGCTGGCGGGAGGAGTGCGCACGCCTGGGGCTGCCGGTCGAGGGCGTCCCGGACTTCCACACCGTCGACCAGCGCGACCCGACGTGGCCGGGCGTGGTGGACGACCTGCTCGACGCGTGCCTGGACTCCGGGACGACGGCGCTGGTCGTCCACTCCGACCCGGAGGCGATCTCGCTGGTGCAGCGGTGCCGGGAACGGGGGATCGACGTGCCGGGCGGGTTGTCGGTCGTGACCTACGACGACGAGGTCGCCGAGCTGTGCGACCCGCCGCTGACCGCGGTCAGGCCGCCCAAGTCGGCCGTGGGCCGGGCCGCCGCCGCCCTGCTGATCGCGGCCCTGCGCGACCCCGACCCGCACCGGCCCGCGCACCGCGTGGTGATCGAGCCCCGGTTGATCGTGCGCTCGTCGTCTTCCGCGCCCGGCGAAGGCGAACCGGCACGGTCGTAG
- a CDS encoding substrate-binding domain-containing protein produces the protein MIEDGVSSGVQALLPTERQARVVELVREHGTVRINDLADDLAVSTITVRRDIAQLAAKGLVKRVYGGATAVDHPPVGEREPVVVPATADVRRGFTVGMVVPSLNYYWPGVIRGVREAADEAGVRIVLRGATYEAVDERKQLATLIDSVGVDGLLVAPTTTGTGGEELVRWLRSTNLPVVLVERAATDPYRGAMESVVSDHALGAGLAVRHLAERGHRRIGIRANADSPTSRHVHRGWLAACTDLGLPVEGTPDVRAADRRDPGWAATLDGLLDDCLRTGTTALLVHSDPEAISLVERCRERGIKVPGDLAVVSYDDEVAELCDPPLTAVRPPKAAVGIAALNLLVSRLRHPDADRPVHRIVVEPQLIVRSSS, from the coding sequence ATGATCGAGGACGGGGTGTCGTCGGGCGTGCAGGCGCTGCTGCCGACCGAACGGCAGGCGCGGGTGGTCGAACTCGTCCGGGAGCACGGCACCGTCCGGATCAACGACCTCGCCGACGACCTGGCCGTCTCCACGATCACCGTCCGCCGCGACATCGCCCAACTCGCGGCCAAGGGGCTGGTCAAGCGCGTGTACGGCGGCGCGACGGCGGTCGACCACCCGCCGGTCGGCGAGCGCGAGCCGGTCGTCGTGCCGGCCACCGCGGACGTGCGGCGCGGGTTCACGGTCGGGATGGTCGTCCCCTCGCTGAACTACTACTGGCCCGGCGTCATCCGCGGCGTGCGCGAGGCGGCGGACGAGGCCGGTGTGCGCATCGTGCTGCGGGGCGCCACCTACGAGGCCGTGGACGAGCGCAAGCAGCTGGCCACGCTGATCGACTCGGTCGGGGTCGACGGTCTCCTCGTCGCGCCGACGACGACCGGTACCGGGGGCGAGGAGCTGGTGCGGTGGCTGCGGTCCACCAACCTGCCCGTGGTCCTGGTCGAGCGCGCCGCGACCGACCCGTACCGGGGCGCCATGGAATCGGTCGTGAGCGATCACGCGCTCGGCGCCGGCCTCGCGGTCCGCCACCTGGCCGAGCGGGGACACCGCCGCATCGGCATCAGGGCGAACGCGGACAGCCCGACGAGCCGGCACGTGCACCGGGGGTGGCTGGCGGCGTGCACCGACCTGGGGTTGCCGGTCGAGGGCACCCCCGACGTGCGGGCGGCCGACCGCCGCGACCCGGGCTGGGCGGCGACCCTGGACGGCCTGCTCGACGACTGCCTGAGGACCGGGACGACCGCGCTGCTGGTGCACTCCGACCCCGAGGCCATCTCGCTGGTGGAGCGGTGCCGGGAACGGGGCATCAAGGTGCCCGGCGACCTCGCGGTCGTGAGCTACGACGACGAGGTCGCGGAACTGTGCGACCCACCCCTCACCGCCGTGCGCCCACCGAAGGCCGCCGTGGGCATCGCCGCCCTGAACCTGCTGGTGAGCAGGCTCCGGCATCCCGACGCCGACCGTCCCGTGCACAGGATCGTCGTCGAGCCGCAGCTGATCGTGCGCTCCTCCAGTTGA
- a CDS encoding carbohydrate ABC transporter permease, with protein sequence MTASHTTLAPVPPTSVEPPPAATGPRRAKRLPVAGKVVGYTVLVVAAAALLLPFFWMLSSSLKTNSSIFAVPVSWLPDVPQWRNYAEIWRVSDMLVWLKNTIFLSAVVTVLQLFTGSFAAYGFAKTRFPGRNLLFLVYIGTIAVPWQAYMIPQFIMMSEIGLTNTPWSIVALQAFSAFGVFLMRQYYATIPDELCEAARVDGLSEYGIYFRIILPLSVPALASLTLLTFVTTWNDYLGPLIYLRDPDLWTIQLGLKSFVSEYNAEHALIMTGSVLSVAPVAVVFLLGQRYFVQGIATSGMKG encoded by the coding sequence ATGACCGCGTCGCACACCACGCTCGCCCCGGTCCCGCCGACGAGCGTCGAACCGCCGCCCGCGGCCACCGGGCCGCGTCGGGCCAAGCGTCTCCCGGTGGCCGGCAAGGTGGTGGGTTACACCGTGCTGGTGGTGGCGGCAGCCGCGTTGCTGCTGCCGTTCTTCTGGATGCTCTCGTCGTCCTTGAAGACCAACAGCTCCATCTTCGCCGTGCCGGTCTCGTGGCTGCCGGACGTGCCGCAGTGGAGGAACTACGCCGAGATCTGGCGTGTTTCGGACATGCTGGTGTGGTTGAAGAACACCATCTTCCTCTCGGCCGTGGTGACCGTCCTGCAGCTGTTCACCGGCAGCTTCGCCGCCTACGGGTTCGCCAAGACCCGCTTCCCGGGCCGCAACCTGCTGTTCCTGGTCTACATCGGCACGATCGCGGTGCCGTGGCAGGCGTACATGATCCCGCAGTTCATCATGATGTCGGAGATCGGCCTGACGAACACGCCGTGGTCGATCGTCGCGTTGCAGGCGTTCAGCGCCTTCGGGGTGTTCCTGATGCGCCAGTACTACGCCACCATCCCCGACGAGCTGTGCGAGGCCGCGCGCGTGGACGGCCTGAGCGAGTACGGCATCTACTTCCGGATCATCCTGCCGCTGTCGGTGCCCGCCCTGGCCAGCCTGACGCTGCTGACCTTCGTCACCACCTGGAACGACTACCTGGGGCCGCTGATCTACCTGCGCGACCCCGACCTGTGGACCATCCAGCTGGGGCTGAAGTCGTTCGTCAGCGAGTACAACGCCGAGCACGCGCTGATCATGACCGGGTCGGTGCTGTCCGTGGCGCCGGTCGCCGTGGTGTTCCTGTTGGGGCAGCGGTATTTCGTGCAGGGCATCGCCACCAGCGGCATGAAGGGGTGA
- a CDS encoding carbohydrate ABC transporter permease, with protein MSTTTVGGPRAGGADRARRWHRARRSLHGVSFVLPNFLGFGLLTLGPVVALFAISFTNWNVFGKAKWVGLDNFTRLLKDTSFHRALLNTLYYSALHIPLTFALSLGLALLLDRKLRGVAFFRTAAFFPYVTSIVAIAIAWNLLFSKDFGPINQVLGFFGVADPPGWTASSSWSMPAVIIVGVWREMGYYMLLFLAGLQTVPPELHEAARIDGANAWQRFRNVTLPCLRPTTFFVTVMLTIGSFKVFDLILVMTDGGPGQSTLVLSQYIYQKGLVENRFGYASAISVVLFALCMVVTAVQFAVNRRRNG; from the coding sequence ATGAGCACCACGACGGTCGGCGGTCCGCGCGCCGGAGGGGCGGACCGCGCGAGGCGGTGGCACAGGGCGCGCCGGTCGTTGCATGGCGTGTCGTTCGTCCTGCCCAACTTCCTCGGCTTCGGCCTGCTCACGCTGGGCCCGGTCGTCGCGCTCTTCGCCATCTCCTTCACCAACTGGAACGTCTTCGGCAAGGCCAAGTGGGTCGGGCTGGACAACTTCACCCGCCTGCTGAAGGACACGAGCTTCCACCGGGCCCTGCTCAACACCCTGTACTACTCGGCGCTGCACATCCCGCTCACGTTCGCGCTGTCGCTGGGCCTGGCCCTCCTGCTGGACCGCAAGCTGCGCGGTGTCGCGTTCTTCCGCACCGCCGCGTTCTTCCCCTACGTCACCTCGATCGTGGCCATCGCGATCGCGTGGAACCTGTTGTTCAGCAAGGACTTCGGTCCGATCAACCAGGTCCTGGGCTTCTTCGGCGTGGCCGACCCGCCCGGGTGGACCGCCTCGTCGTCCTGGTCGATGCCCGCCGTGATCATCGTCGGGGTCTGGCGCGAGATGGGCTACTACATGCTGTTGTTCCTGGCCGGGTTGCAGACCGTGCCGCCCGAGCTGCACGAGGCCGCCCGCATCGACGGCGCGAACGCCTGGCAGCGCTTCCGCAACGTGACCCTGCCGTGCCTGCGCCCCACGACGTTCTTCGTCACGGTCATGCTGACCATCGGCAGCTTCAAGGTCTTCGACCTGATCCTGGTGATGACCGACGGCGGCCCCGGCCAGTCCACGCTGGTGCTCTCGCAGTACATCTACCAGAAGGGCCTGGTGGAGAACCGGTTCGGCTACGCCTCCGCCATCTCGGTCGTGCTGTTCGCGTTGTGCATGGTGGTCACGGCGGTGCAGTTCGCCGTCAACCGCAGGAGGAACGGCTGA
- a CDS encoding ABC transporter substrate-binding protein produces the protein MQRSRYSVLAASLAALSLVATACGSDDPADAGGPVTLSMSAWTLSSTPEFQKLADAFHAQNPDIKVEFKEYDATNYDTQLTADLAAGSAPDVYVLKNLKNFVTYQSGDQLLDVSDVASSLGSSANGLANYKAEGVTYAVPYRQDSWYLYYNKDLFAKAGVQPPAATWTWADYEKAAEGLAKGLKDSGSPAKAAYQHVWQSTVQGLALAQTQGADLISGDYGYLAPYYKRALQLQQSGAQVDYGTASTNTLQYQAQFGTQQAAMMVMGSWYVATLVAQQKSGAAQAFQWGFAPAPQRDASTKDKPVTFGDPTGLGINAAIDEAKIAAAKKFLAFAAGEGGAAALASIGVTPATLTDTVTGAYFGVAGVPTDELSRFAFTNHDTKAENPVSPHTAAVQNVLRETHSAIMSGSSPVEAALDEAGKRVRSEVLQSK, from the coding sequence ATGCAACGCAGCAGGTACTCCGTCCTCGCCGCCTCGCTCGCCGCCCTCTCGCTGGTCGCCACCGCCTGCGGCTCCGACGACCCGGCCGACGCCGGCGGACCGGTCACGCTGTCGATGAGCGCGTGGACCCTCAGCTCCACGCCCGAGTTCCAGAAGCTCGCCGACGCGTTCCACGCGCAGAACCCCGACATCAAGGTCGAGTTCAAGGAGTACGACGCCACGAACTACGACACCCAGCTCACCGCCGACCTCGCCGCCGGCAGCGCGCCGGACGTCTACGTGCTGAAGAACCTCAAGAACTTCGTCACCTACCAGAGCGGCGACCAGCTCCTCGACGTGTCCGACGTCGCCTCGTCGCTGGGCAGCTCGGCCAACGGCCTGGCCAACTACAAGGCCGAGGGCGTCACGTATGCGGTCCCCTACCGCCAGGACTCCTGGTACCTCTACTACAACAAGGACCTCTTCGCGAAGGCGGGCGTGCAGCCGCCGGCGGCCACGTGGACGTGGGCCGACTACGAGAAGGCCGCGGAAGGCCTCGCCAAGGGGCTCAAGGACAGCGGTTCCCCGGCCAAGGCCGCCTACCAGCACGTCTGGCAGTCCACCGTGCAGGGGCTGGCGCTGGCGCAGACGCAAGGCGCCGACCTGATCAGCGGTGACTACGGCTACCTCGCGCCCTACTACAAGCGCGCCCTGCAACTCCAGCAGTCCGGCGCACAGGTCGACTACGGCACGGCCTCCACGAACACGTTGCAGTACCAGGCGCAGTTCGGCACCCAGCAGGCCGCGATGATGGTGATGGGCAGCTGGTACGTGGCCACGCTCGTCGCGCAGCAGAAGTCCGGTGCCGCACAAGCGTTCCAGTGGGGGTTCGCGCCGGCGCCGCAGCGCGACGCGAGCACGAAGGACAAGCCGGTCACCTTCGGCGACCCGACCGGGCTGGGCATCAACGCCGCCATCGACGAGGCCAAGATCGCGGCGGCCAAGAAGTTCCTCGCCTTCGCCGCCGGTGAGGGCGGCGCGGCGGCCCTGGCCTCCATCGGCGTCACCCCCGCGACCCTGACCGACACGGTGACCGGGGCGTACTTCGGGGTGGCGGGCGTGCCGACCGACGAGCTGTCCCGCTTCGCGTTCACCAACCACGACACCAAGGCGGAGAACCCGGTCTCCCCGCACACGGCGGCCGTGCAGAACGTCCTGAGGGAGACGCACTCGGCGATCATGTCGGGCAGCTCGCCGGTCGAGGCGGCGCTGGACGAGGCGGGCAAGCGCGTGCGCAGCGAAGTCCTCCAGTCCAAGTGA